The following proteins are encoded in a genomic region of Gossypium hirsutum isolate 1008001.06 chromosome D05, Gossypium_hirsutum_v2.1, whole genome shotgun sequence:
- the LOC107902180 gene encoding putative receptor like protein 25, whose amino-acid sequence MKGQERELVKIFTMWMIIDLSNNQFEGCIPEVFGKLNLLKGLNLSHNNLNGGIPTSIGNVTSLEWLDLSSNILSGTIPNRLADLPFLSSFNVSENQLHGQIPQGKQFNTFGNDSYEGNKGLCGFPVSKGCNIIEPAPPNVIEKMAQNQTLLLVGKWC is encoded by the coding sequence ATGAAAGGACAGGAGAGGGAATTGGTGAAAATTTTCACCATGTGGATGATCATTGATCTATCAAACAATCAGTTTGAAGGGTGTATTCCAGAGGTTTTTGGGAAGCTTAACTTACTGAAAGGGCTCAACCTTTCTCATAATAACCTTAATGGTGGTATCCCCACCTCAATAGGGAATGTGACAAGTCTTGAATGGTTGGACCTATCTTCAAACATTTTGTCTGGGACGATTCCAAATAGATTGGCAGATCTGCCATTTCTTTCGTCCTTCAATGTTTCTGAAAATCAACTCCATGGTCAGATTCCTCAAGGCAAACAGTTCAACACATTTGGAAATGATTCATATGAAggaaataagggactatgtggaTTTCCGGTCTCTAAAGGTTGCAACATCATTGAGCCAGCACCTCCAAATGTGATTGAAAAGATGGCTCAAAATCAAACATTGCTTTTGGTTGGAAAGTGGTGTTGA
- the LOC107902181 gene encoding receptor-like protein 19, whose amino-acid sequence MENLVSLKVLDLSYSSLSGQVPRSLGNLLQLTYLDLSVNQLSGQILRSLGNLLQLTHLDFWQNQLSGQIPRSLGNILQLTYLNLRQNQLNGQIPRSFGNLLQLTHLDLSQNQLSGQILRSLGNLLQLTHLDLGWNKLSGQIPLSILNLTQLEYMKISNNSLQGSIPNKVTAFPNLIYLYLDDNLLNGTLPSWLYTAPSLKTVYLSQNQFSGHIKEFQSKSLELIALENNKLQGPLPSSIFQLLNLAHLLLSSNNLSGVIEFRMFSNLSNLKYLDLSYNSLSLTSNTTSTVNHILPNLTDLLLSSCNLSEFPQFLKGLKSLESLDLSCNKIEGNIPQWTQEVGNDSLTYLNVSHNSLTEVEHFPWKNIEVLDLSSNLISGNLPIPFSTINFFLISNNSFNGESSILESEEE is encoded by the exons ATGGAGAATCTTGTGTCCTTGAAGGTTTTAGATCTCTCTTATTCCAGCTTATCAGGACAGGTTCCAAGATCATTGGGAAACCTCTTGCAACTCACTTATTTAGACTTGTCGGTGAACCAATTGAGTGGACAAATTCTAAGATCATTGGGGAACCTCTTGCAACTCACTCATTTAGACTTCTGGCAGAACCAATTGAGCGGACAAATTCCAAGATCATTGGGGAACATCTTGCAACTTACTTATTTAAACTTGCGGCAGAACCAATTGAATGGACAAATTCCAAGATCATTCGGGAACCTCTTGCAACTCACTCATTTAGACTTGTCGCAGAACCAATTGAGTGGACAAATTCTAAGATCATTGGGGAACCTCTTGCAACTCACTCATTTAGACTTGGGATGGAACAAATTGAGTGGACAAATTCCATTGTCAATTCTAAACCTAACGCAGCTGGAATAcatgaaaatatctaataatTCTTTACAAGGTTCCATTCCAAATAAGGTAACCGCTTTTCCTAATCTAATATATTTATACTTAGATGACAATTTACTCAATGGAACACTTCCGTCATGGTTGTATACTGCTCCCTCCTTAAAGACAGTATATCTCTCTCAAAATCAATTCAGTGGGCATATTAAAGAATTCCAATCCAAATCACTAGAATTGATAGCGTTAGAGAATAATAAACTCCAAGGTCCTCTTCCATCTTCAATATTCCAACTTCTCAATCTTGCCCACCTCCTTTTATCCTCAAATAATCTTAGTGGTGTCATAGAGTTTCGCATGTTCTCAAATCTTTCAAATCTCAAATATCTTGACCTTTCATATAACAGCCTATCCTTAACATCTAATACTACTTCTACTGTTAATCATATATTGCCTAATCTTACAGACTTACTTTTGTCATCTTGCAATCTTAGTGAATTCCCCCAATTTTTAAAAGGGCTTAAAAGTTTGGAAAGCTTAGACCTCTCTTGCAACAAAATTGAAGGCAATATTCCACAGTGGACGCAAGAGGTGGGGAATGACTCTTTGACTTACTTAAATGTATCTCACAACTCTTTGACAGAAGTTGAGCACTTTCCATGGAAGAATATTGAAGTTCTTGACTTAAGCTCCAATTTGATCAGTGGAAATCTTCCGATTCCATTTTCGACCATCAATTTCTTTTTGATCTCAAATAATAGTTTCAATGGAGAG TCTTCGATTCTTGAATCTGAAGAAGAATAA